A window of Pyrus communis chromosome 3, drPyrComm1.1, whole genome shotgun sequence genomic DNA:
ATTGGTTTATAGGTGGTAAAATTGGTGCTGTCCGCTACTCAATCATCTTTACTGTTGTTGGGACAACTGTGGATTATGCTACAATTAGAATAAGACCTGTGTTAAAAAGCTACAAGGAATCTATGCTTGGGAGTAATGACGGTTCACAGAAGAATGACGGTTGGCTGAAAATGCCTGACTGGTCTCCTATCAAAGTACTTGATGAGGAAGCCCTTGCTGCAAAACAGGCTCGTGAACAAAAGGTGCATGCACAGAGGGTAGCACTTGGTAACCTAACCAAAGAAGAGTCCTAAAATTTTGTGGCATGTATCTTGAACTCTCATATATGTCAATAATAAGGTTTCGGGGCATGCTTCCTTGAGTTTTAGTTGCCTTTGTGTTTGCCATTGTATCTCCCGCTTTAGGgatgaattttcaatttctacTTGTATGTAGAAGATAGAAATAGGAAAGGAGATTATGGACTTTCGGAATCAAACATACACATTTCTTGGCCAAGTGTTTGCACTCTCTACCATGGATGCCGTCTATTCGTTACCCTAAAGTGATAGCAGTAATGTTTTTGCAACTCTTGGCTTCCAAGGAGAACAACTTACAATGAAGagattcaccaccattgtcgcGTTTTGGTCCACTAATGAATTGCCATGTGAAGGAAAACTTACAAATtgtaaaaatgttttaaaaaacgcACCTAGGCGGCTTTGGTGGCGGGGCGACCATGAAAGTGTCTATGCCCAATAGGAGTAGGATTAAACTCGCCTAGATGGCTAGATGTGGTCGAGACGCGCTTGAGGTGTTCGATTGGGGCtcctttttttcaatttgccgaaatctaaattttttttagttgaaatctaaaatttttttaGTGCAGAGCCAGTTGCACTtcgaagaagatgaaaaagacGACGTCGTTGTGAgtggtgtttttgtttttttgttgacttttcattttgtttatacttctttttctttttaaactaACCCACTTTTGCAGATAGTTGTTACTCGACCATATTCCTTTATGttagactttttatttttaatattattttatatatctcaaaaattgaaaataaggcATTTCTATGAAAGCATCTTATAAattcttttcttaaaaaatgTGATTGgcttgtttttattaatttttttgtaacgTTATTATTctttacttaaaaaaaacatcatattattcttgtttttctcttttaagaCTATGTGGGTCTTGTGAGGCAACCTCACCCTTGAAGGCTTTCACCTAGGGCAGGCTATCCATGAAACACCTCGTCTACATTtttgccttttaaaacattgcattGTAATGCATTTTGGACTAGAATGATGAACCTCTTTCATGCAAGTTCTCTTGTCCAAGGCAATGTTTCTGCTCCTTTGTTTTCTCATTAAAGAAAGGAACCTTTTGGCAGATACAGAACTTCAGTGAGATTTTACTTTTACAGGTTTGCGTCTGGCCCCTCCCTACcactaagagcaactccagcgtgggagccctccccccaggctattcactattcaatccacctaatgaacagtaactgccttttgCATCTTTACCGTTGCACTTGAATAGCCCTGTCAataagtaataaaataatagtatttttttaatttaaaaaataatagtatttttgtatttataaaataataatattttttttcagaaaacttGTCTTCACCGTGGACGAAGAGGGAAGCGATTGAGAGCTCTGCCGAGCTCCCATATGAGGAGGAGGGAGATGGAGAAGAACAAGGTTAAATCGAATCCGACACCGATGGAGAACCAAGCCCTGAGAATCCGGCAATGGGTCTTGCCGAAATGGAAGAGGCGTTGgttgaaaacccaaaatttgAAGTTGCAGTAGCAGCAGGAGACGGTGGTCACCGGAGGAGGAAGCGGCGGAGATGAGTTTGCAGGGGAGTTTGCAGGAGACGGTGGTCACGGGAGGAGGAAGCAGCAGAGATCCGTTCTCGTCACCGGCACAGTCGGTTTCGTCGGAACCCACGTCTCCGTGGCCCTAAAAAAGCGTGGAGACATTGTCCTGATGTCAGCCCACATCAGATTACCTTCAGGCGCTCGGGTCGGCACGAATCGATGGGCCTGGTGCTCGAGCCTGCTCGAGCTCCCTCGCCAGCCAACGCTGGACTTCCTCCCTCAGGCAATCCAACCCTGTTCCGGAGCCCGTCCCTCGAGCAAGAGCTCCCGCTGGAGCTGCTCTAATGATCACTCAGCTCACCATTTTCTTGTGTTTAATCAGACCCCGAAACGGAAAACCCAAATACCACACCACATTACAAATTGCAACATTTTGGGTCTCCCGCTGAGGGGCCTCTTGGCCAAAAGCGAAAGAAACGCTATCCCTCTGTTTCTTTTTTTGCACCCCATCACCACAGGAAAAGGGACGCGGGGAGGTAAGAAAGGGGATCCTACCAAATTGTTCCAACCTACGATAATAAGCTCATGAACTTAGTCTTACTTCACCgtgaagaaacaaaagaagactTACATCTCCAAGTTTAACACAGACGTAGCTCGCTAGCTTGGCATGAATGTATCCCTAGATTGAAGCAATTTTGTTGATGTTATATAAAGCAAAATGATATAAAGTGAATGGCTGATGTTGCAATCGGCATTcattaatggaaaaaaaaaatacaattttatcCAGGGATAAATAGTATTGTTGCTACCAATCATGTACAGAAAATGTCATTGCAAAACAGCCCATATCATTGCCAATCGTTTTACATCTCTTACCTAGCAGGGGTCTAAAAGCTCATATTGCTGCTCGAAACTCACAACAATTGTACAAATTTTGGCAACCGGAAACTCACTTGCCTGATAAACTACATTGTAAACAATCAGCATCAAGGAAGGTCCATCTCATGTCTTATAATTTTATGAAAGCAGAGAGACGAGAGATACAAACTCCAGTGTTACCCGGCCCTTGGACCTTGTGTTGATGACAAAGTGTTCGGGGTATTTTCTTAGCAGCATAAGCAAGCCGTACCATGGTTTCCCTTTTGACTCTGGACCAGGCCATTCCTCAGAAGTGAGATACCTCCTCACTCGAGTGTGATGCCAGATGCTGCTATACTGCTCCACCAACTGAACAAAAATGATATGGAGTAAGGCAGAGAAAACCAAGGTTCCAACATCACAGAACTACAATAAATAAAACTGGAATAAGCTATACATGTGCATAATCATGCAAAGCGAAACTAAATTATGCTGAACATGAATAACTAGGGATGTGTTTCTATGTTGCCGATGACTACAGATAACTGTAGCATCCATCACAGATGAGACTAAATAGTGGAATAGCCAATGCTCTATGAGCTTTTAAGTCGGAGCATATGGCGTTGAAcccacattttttattttgatctgAGCACAATAACAAAAATCAAGCAAAAGTGCAGTTGAAGATTGGACAATAACTAGGGATAGCATCGAAGGTTATTACCAAATAATTTGCTCATTAGAATATGTCAATACTAACCTCATTATGAAGTTTCTCCATAGGCATCCATTCTCCTGGACCGCAAAGATCGGAGAGCACAGTAGCAACAGATGACACAACATCCTTTTCCTCCAAATGCAGAAGTTGCTGATTGTCAGTGTCTCGATCAACCCTGGACCTTCCATCTCCTTTCTTCTCTGCAGAAATCGAAGATAAAATTATGGCATAGATAGAACATAACAATAGTTTCagtttataatttaaaatgtaTTTGCAGGGAGTTTCCTAATTAAACATCTTAAAAGGAATAAGAGAACAATTGTCAACGCATGCCAAAATTAGGGAGGAAAGAAATATCTTCAGTATCATCCTAAGCAGCAAACATCAACCCTATCACTAATGCCCACGTAATCCTATTCCTGGCGAAGTACCAATAGCGCAACCTAGAAAGACAACGCTAACACTGACATAAAAAAAGCCGCCAAAGAATGTACGGGTCACAGATGGAGATCGAGCTGAAGAAATGTCTTTGAATCTATGGCTTGGCTTGATTCCTCTGAAGAAATGGAATACACCAGTTCTTGATCATCAGAGAAATAAGTTGGCTGATTATCTAACATAAACCACATCCAACCACAACTACACACAATCCATTCCCccgaaaaccaaaaataattaagacAAAAACTACTCTGATAAGGAACCAATGAAACCAGTAGTGCCACAAAAGTTCAgataatctcaataatacagGATAGTATTCAGGATTAGTGCAGTTCccaaagaaaaacaatttgAATGCTTTCAAAACAATCTCCTAAAGCTGTAAAACAAACAGAATAAATGCACCTCGTAATCCTTTTCTACACAAAGGCGGATAGATCCGTCGAAATTCAAGCTGAAATTCGAACTCAACACTAAACCTAAATATGTGATTCGAAACACTTGACAATGCCattattcacataattcaaaaaACACAATTTTCATATTCCAATTGCCATATCAACATCAATGTCCATCAATTTAATAATTTCTAGGTAAGAGAGAGAAGCTAGAACAGGGGAAAAAAACTAACCCAAAGCTCCAGCCTTGCCTGAACCAGAACCCGATCCGCCACCATACCCAAATCCCTCATACCCTTctctcctcatcttcttcccaCTCCCACTGCCCCCACCAACATCCTCCTCGTCATCATACTCCTCCTCATACAActccctccccctccccttcTTCCCAATCGGCCCAGCACCGGAACCCGAATGATACCCGTAATGAGCCGGGCC
This region includes:
- the LOC137729825 gene encoding FHA domain-containing protein FHA2, with protein sequence MAAGGTDVEAGFAKLQGEDFEYYMQTYSIILGRNSKKSTVDVDLSSLGGGMNISRHHARIFYDFTRRRFALEVLGKNGCLVEGVLHLPGNPPVKLDSQDLLQIGDKEFYFLLPVRSILGGPVGPRHYPASVPVVPSPVGPAHYGYHSGSGAGPIGKKGRGRELYEEEYDDEEDVGGGSGSGKKMRREGYEGFGYGGGSGSGSGKAGALEKKGDGRSRVDRDTDNQQLLHLEEKDVVSSVATVLSDLCGPGEWMPMEKLHNELVEQYSSIWHHTRVRRYLTSEEWPGPESKGKPWYGLLMLLRKYPEHFVINTRSKGRVTLEFVSLVSLLS